One Aquarana catesbeiana isolate 2022-GZ linkage group LG06, ASM4218655v1, whole genome shotgun sequence genomic region harbors:
- the SSB gene encoding lupus La protein isoform X2, producing MAENGDKEQVSDLDTKISQQVEYYFGDHNLPRDKFLKEQISLDDGWVPLEIMIKFNRLSKLTTDFGSFLGALKKSKTGLLEIDEEKSKIRRDPSKPLPEVTEEYKNAIKNRSVYIKGFQLDTSLDEIKGWLENKGPIENIQMRRALDKTFKGSIFIVFETEDAAKKFLENRDLKFKDSDMIILSKEEYFAKKNEERKQKHSESKAKHKQEKADAQKQAEDAEMKTLEEQTGCLLKFSGTLDNMTSREDIHALFQAHGEIKWIDFSRGAKEGIILFKSNAKEALEKAKAANKNNLQLKEKDVTWELLEGDVEKAALKKIMEDQQESYNKWKGKGGRKFKGKGRGGKGNDGSSRKKIQFQGKKKKFESSDEEDTEEGTGDARNGSPKKRQLEEKSSEGPVPKQQKTAEDE from the exons TACTACTTTGGTGACCATAACCTTCCACGAGACAAATTCCTAAAGGAACAGATTTCCCTTGATGATGGCTGGGTGCCTCTGGAAATTATGATCAAGTTTAACAG GTTAAGCAAATTGACGACTGATTTTGGATCATTTTTGGGGGCACTTAAAAAATCTAAGACAGGCCTGCTGGAAATTGATGAAGAAAAATCCAAAATTAGAAGAGATCCCAGCAAACCTTTGCCAGAGGTCACAGAAGAGTACAAAAACGCTATCAAGAATAGATCGGTTTACATT AAAGGCTTTCAGCTGGACACATCCCTGGATGAAATTAAGGGATGGTTGGAAAACAAGGGTCCCATTGAGAACATCCAAATGAGGCGAGCACTCGATAAGACCTTCAAG GGCTCAATCTTTATTGTATTTGAAACTGAAGATGCTGCCAAGAAATTCTTAGAGAATAGAGATCTTAAATTTAAAGACTCTGATATGATCATATTATCCAA GGAagaatattttgcaaagaagaatgaagaAAGGAAGCAGAAGCATTCAGAGTCAAAAGCGAAGCACAAGCA GGAGAAGGCAGATGCCCAGAAACAAGCTGAAGATGCTGAAATG AAAACCTTGGAAGAACAGACTGGCTGCCTCTTAAAATTCTCAGGAACCTTGGACAATATGACTTCCAGAGAAGATATCCATGCCTTATTTCAAGCTCATGGTGAAATCAAGTGGATTGACTTCAGTAGGGGTGCTAAGGAG GGAATTATCCTGTTTAAGAGTAATGCCAAGGAAGCCTTGGAGAAAGCCAAGGCGGCAAATAAAAACAACTTGCAGTTGAAAGAAAAGGATGTAACTTGGGAGCTTCTAGAGGGTGATGTAGAGAAGGCTGCACTGAAGAAAATCATGGAAGACCAACAAGAAAGCTATAATAAGTGGAAAGGCAAAG GTGGTAGGAAATTTAAAGGCAAAGGAAGAGGGGGTAAAGGAAATGACGGTTCATCCAGGAAGAAAATCCAGTtccaaggaaagaaaaagaagtttGAAAGCAGTGATGAAGAGGACacagaag AAGGAACAGGTGATGCCAGGAATGGAAGTCCCAAGAAGAGGCAGCTGGAGGAGAAATCTTCTGAAGGGCCAGTGCCAAAGCAACAGAAGACTGCAGAAGACGAGTAA
- the SSB gene encoding lupus La protein isoform X1: MAENGDKEQVSDLDTKISQQVEYYFGDHNLPRDKFLKEQISLDDGWVPLEIMIKFNRLSKLTTDFGSFLGALKKSKTGLLEIDEEKSKIRRDPSKPLPEVTEEYKNAIKNRSVYIKGFQLDTSLDEIKGWLENKGPIENIQMRRALDKTFKGSIFIVFETEDAAKKFLENRDLKFKDSDMIILSKEEYFAKKNEERKQKHSESKAKHKQEKADAQKQAEDAEMVGINKTLEEQTGCLLKFSGTLDNMTSREDIHALFQAHGEIKWIDFSRGAKEGIILFKSNAKEALEKAKAANKNNLQLKEKDVTWELLEGDVEKAALKKIMEDQQESYNKWKGKGGRKFKGKGRGGKGNDGSSRKKIQFQGKKKKFESSDEEDTEEGTGDARNGSPKKRQLEEKSSEGPVPKQQKTAEDE; this comes from the exons TACTACTTTGGTGACCATAACCTTCCACGAGACAAATTCCTAAAGGAACAGATTTCCCTTGATGATGGCTGGGTGCCTCTGGAAATTATGATCAAGTTTAACAG GTTAAGCAAATTGACGACTGATTTTGGATCATTTTTGGGGGCACTTAAAAAATCTAAGACAGGCCTGCTGGAAATTGATGAAGAAAAATCCAAAATTAGAAGAGATCCCAGCAAACCTTTGCCAGAGGTCACAGAAGAGTACAAAAACGCTATCAAGAATAGATCGGTTTACATT AAAGGCTTTCAGCTGGACACATCCCTGGATGAAATTAAGGGATGGTTGGAAAACAAGGGTCCCATTGAGAACATCCAAATGAGGCGAGCACTCGATAAGACCTTCAAG GGCTCAATCTTTATTGTATTTGAAACTGAAGATGCTGCCAAGAAATTCTTAGAGAATAGAGATCTTAAATTTAAAGACTCTGATATGATCATATTATCCAA GGAagaatattttgcaaagaagaatgaagaAAGGAAGCAGAAGCATTCAGAGTCAAAAGCGAAGCACAAGCA GGAGAAGGCAGATGCCCAGAAACAAGCTGAAGATGCTGAAATGGTAGGCATAAAC AAAACCTTGGAAGAACAGACTGGCTGCCTCTTAAAATTCTCAGGAACCTTGGACAATATGACTTCCAGAGAAGATATCCATGCCTTATTTCAAGCTCATGGTGAAATCAAGTGGATTGACTTCAGTAGGGGTGCTAAGGAG GGAATTATCCTGTTTAAGAGTAATGCCAAGGAAGCCTTGGAGAAAGCCAAGGCGGCAAATAAAAACAACTTGCAGTTGAAAGAAAAGGATGTAACTTGGGAGCTTCTAGAGGGTGATGTAGAGAAGGCTGCACTGAAGAAAATCATGGAAGACCAACAAGAAAGCTATAATAAGTGGAAAGGCAAAG GTGGTAGGAAATTTAAAGGCAAAGGAAGAGGGGGTAAAGGAAATGACGGTTCATCCAGGAAGAAAATCCAGTtccaaggaaagaaaaagaagtttGAAAGCAGTGATGAAGAGGACacagaag AAGGAACAGGTGATGCCAGGAATGGAAGTCCCAAGAAGAGGCAGCTGGAGGAGAAATCTTCTGAAGGGCCAGTGCCAAAGCAACAGAAGACTGCAGAAGACGAGTAA